CAGGGTTCCTTCATCGTAAAGGGAGATAACAAGCTCCAGGGCTCTCAGGCAGCTGATGCTCTGACCAAGATGATCGATGATGCAAACATCGATGATATCTACACGAAGCTCACGTTCACCGTTGCAGCACCGTGGATCAGAATCAACAACCCGGGAGACCAGGCAATGGGATCCAAATTCACGATTACGGGTACCACCAACCTCGCAATCAATGACCAGATCCTTGTTGAAGTGATGTCCTCATCCTTCACCGCAGTTGACAAGACCTCTACCTCCACCACCTCCGGTGTCTCACAGGCAACGAAGGTTGTTGCAGGTGACGGTACTGAAAATGTATGGTCCATCGAAGTCGACTCCACCAACTGGAAGCTTGACGAGTACACCATCAAAGTCAACGGTATCGAAGTCGATGTCTCTACCACGACCAACTTCAACCTCGTTGAGAAAGTTGTGACCACGACTCCGACCACCGCTGTACCGACCGGTGCAACCCCGACTGCAACCACTGCAAAGCCGACCGAGACCCCGAAGACTCCGGGATTCGGCGCATTCATTGCACTCGCAGGACTTGGTGCAGTAGCACTCCTCGTACTCCGCAGAAACTAACTGCGTGAAACAAAAAGAGATGGGATGTAAAACATCTCAGGAGAAATCCTGAGACACAACAACTCTCTCTTTTCAGAAAAAAACACAGACCTCTTTTGCTCTCTTGTACGAACTCTCTCCTCTCGTACAATATCATCCTGTACTACCATCCAGTACCCCACCATATCCAATATGCCGTGTTAAATATACACAACGTCAAAAAATTACCTATATAACAGTCTTAAAGTATCTCTAAAAGAACAATATCGGGGAATAATTATAACTCAAGACAACCTATCAGAAAGAGATGACACAAAGTACCTCTCCTTCCATACAAACCCTCACCATACTCCCCGGCACCACCCGCACCGGAGACCCCGAAAACTTCACCGAGATCACCATCCGTCCGGGGGACACCATCTCCATCGTCGGACCGACCGGCTCCGGCAAAACCGCATTCATCAACGACATCGAAGTCTTCGCACAGGGCGACACCATCACCAAACGAAAAATCCTCGTCAACGGATCAGAACCCGCCGACGACCTCGTCCGTGACCCCGCCAAAAAACCCATTGCCATGATCACCCAGAACACCAAATGCCTCGCCGACCTCACCGTCGAAGAATTTCTCACCATGCACCTGCGTTCCCGCAAAATGGAAAACATCGGCATCGTCGACGACGCAATCGATCTCGCCAACCAGTTCACCGGCGAAAAAATCGCCGGATGCATGCGCATGAGCTCCCTCTCCGGCGGTCAGACCCGCAGCCTCTTCGTCGCCGACGCTGTCAGCATCTCCGACACCCCGATTATTTTACTTGATGAAGTCGAAAACGCCGGCATCTTCAAAGACCGCGTCATCGAAATCCTGCGGGAAAAACACAAAGCCATCATCTTCGTCACCCACGACCCCTACGTCGCCCTCCTCACCGAAAAACGGATCGTCATGAAAGGCGGCGCCGTCGAAAAAATTCTCACCCCGGGTGACGAAGAACGGGACGCACTCACGCAGATAGCAAAGATGGACGCCGACATGATGAAACTGCGGGAACGCATCCGCTCCGGGGAGCTCCTCAGTGCCCGGAGAGTCGAAGCATGAACGTCCGGCTCATCGCAATCGCCGGACCGCCGAGTGCCGGCAAGACCGCGGTTGTCAAACAGATCATCCGGAACCTCGGCCCCGCAAAAATCGCCTACCTCAAGATCGACGTCGTACAGGCATGGGAAGACGAAGAACTTGCCGCAGAGTTCGGCATCCCCACCAAAAAAGTGTACTCCGGTGACATGTGCCCCGACCACATGGGTATCATGGTCATCCGCGACGCCCTCCTCTGGGCGGACAAACTCGGCGCCGAATACCTCCTCTACGAAAGTGCCGGCCTCTGTCTGCGATGTACTCCGTACACCGTCAACTCCCTTGGAATCTGTGTTCTTTCCGCCGTCTCCGGTACTCATGCCCCACTGAAAATGGCGCCCATGATCGCCCTCGCCGACGTTGCCGTCGTCACCAAAATTGATCTCGTATCCCAGGCCGAGAAGGAAGTCTTCCGCGAAGGAATCCGTCAGGTAGCCCCCAAGATCGACATCGTCGAAACCAACGCCATCCAGGGAACGGGCATGCGCTACCTCATGCAGGTCATCGAACAGATGGAACCTGCAAAAAGTGAAAAAGACACCCTTCGCGGAGTTCCGCCGCTCGGCGTCTGCACCATCTGCATTGGCAAAAAAGAAACCGGCTGGCAAGAACACTTCGGAGTCATACGCCCGCTCGCCGCACCCGACAACCTCTACCGGGGTGAATAGATGATCTGGACACCACCCGGAAAGAACTGTGGTGCCTGCGGTTCCTGCGGCCTTGAGGCCGCATATACCGGAGTGGATGTAACCGGCGCACCGTACGACTTCATCATCACCGCATTCCCCGGTGAACCGTCGGCACGAAAGATCGTCCTGCCTTTCCGGCCCGATCTCGTCGAAACACTCGGCATCACTGCCGGGGACATCGTCACCGGCAGACCAACCGGTGCCGGCTGCCCCGTTCAGCATGTGATCAAAGTCCTTGAGGCCGACCCTGTCTCCGGTCTCATCACTGGTCACGTTGTCGGTCCCGCATTTGCACGGGGAAACAGCGACGTCATTGACCTCAGGCACTATCATATGATAGGCTTTGAAGGAGTCGCAACCGTCGTCCGAAAAACACCGGAGTTCGGTCTCCGAATGCCGTTTCTTCCCGGTGTCTGCATGATGCACCGGACACATACCGGCGTTGTCAACATGATCATGCAGAAATCCTACGGACTCCATGTGAGAGTAGAGGGGGTCGTGATTCTATGAAATCCATTGAAAATATCAATACAAAAATTTCTGCGGGCACGGCAGTTGTCTGGACCGCATCCGAGTTCAAGAAACATATCCGTGCAGGAGATACGATAACACCAGAGGATGTCGATGTCGTCACCTGCGGAACATTCGGTATTATGTCCGGCACCGCAGCTGTCCTTGCCTTCCAGGCAGCCCCAGCGGGTTCGTTTACCCGTGCCCGACATATGACACTGAACGGAATTCCGGCACACATCGGCCCGTGCCCAAACGAGAGCAATGGCCACGTGGACGCCATGGTCTACGGTACCGCACAGTCAGATCGCCCCGGTTACGGCGGCGGTCATCTGTTTGCAGATCTCGTCGCAGGAAAATCCGTCGAGGCGATGATCGAAACCGACACCGGAACAATCACCAGACAGATCACCCTTGCTGAGATGTCCTCGGCAAAGATGATCGTCACCCGCGGCGCCTTCAAAAATTATCAGGCCTTCGTGAACCCGGGAGGGGACGCGATCACCACGATCTTTTCCGTTCTGCCGATGCAGGGAAACATGCGGGAAGCAACCTTTTCCGGATGCGGTGAGATAAATCCGCTGGAAAATGATCCGGACCTCCGGTATCACACTCCCGGAACTGTGGCGCTGGTCAACGGTGCGCCGGGTGTCATCCTCGGTACCGGCACGCGGACCTCCGCGGCAAAACCCAATCTCTCCCTCGCCGCCGATATGCGGCAGATGGATCCGAATCTCATGGGCGGATTCAAAATGGTATCCGGATGTGAGTGTCTCACCTCGGTTGCGACCGCGATTCCTGTGACGGATAGCGCCGCGATTGCGGCGCTGTCTGTTCTTGATGAGAACATATCTCTGCCGGTTGCAAACGTTGCGAACCGGACCGCGTTTGATACCGCGACCTATGCCGATGCGTGGAGCGGGGATGCCCGCGTCCGTGCCGCTCCGGATAACTGCAAAACTCCGGACTGCACCCGGTGCCGCGACCTCTGTCCCCGCGAGGCGATACGGTCTGACCTGACGATTACGAAATCCTGTATGGGGTGCCTGACCTGTGTTGCGGTCTGTCCCGATCACGTCTTTTCGGCAAAGACCGGATCGCTTCACACCGCGTCCGGTAGTATTCCGATTGTGCTGCGGCAGTCCGACCGGGTTCGGGGAGAACTTGCAGCACGGCTGCTGCGTGACAGAATACGAGCCGGCAGCTGGAAACTCGGAGGCGGTGTCTGATGGGTGACTACACGCTTCGCTGTGTTGCCGGGGGCGAGAGCCTGCCGGAACGGTATACGCTTTCCTGTAAGGAACATGCCGGTCTCATCCGGACGGAGTATGCGGCACGGCAGTTGACCGTCCGCCCGGAGCTGCCGGGAATGTTCCGGTACCTCGACTGGCTGCCGGTTCACGGGACGCTCCCTACCCAAACGCGTCCGGTAACGTTCCGCAGTGAGTCACTCTGCCACGAGCTTGGTCTGCCGAATCTCTGGGTGACGTTTACGGGTTACTATCCCGAACGGGAATGTTTTGTTGCGACGGGGTCGTTCAAGGAACTTGAGGCGCTGCCGACCACCGTTCGCCTCGCCGAGAATGGCGGGGGTACGCTGGTCGTTGCATCCGCCGGAAACACGGGCCGGGCGTTTGCCCAGATGGCAGCGGAGTTCGGGACACCGGTTATTATTGTGGTGCCGGAGACGTCGGCGAAGAGTCTCTGGACGGTGACGGAGCCCAAACAGCCGGACGCGATCAAACTGATCACGGTCCGGGGTGATTATACGGATGCGATTGCGGTTGCAAACCGTATCACGGAGCGCCCGGGATATCTGCCGGAGGGCGGGGCGAAGAATGTCGCCCGCCGTGACGGTATGGGAACGGTGATGCTGGATGCGGTGGTGACGATTGGACGCATGCCGGATCATTATTTCCAGGCGGTGGGTTCCGGTACCGGCGGCATTGCGGCATGGGAGGCTGCAATGCGGCTTGCAGCCGACGGGCGGTTCGGCAGTGAGGTGCCCCGGCTGCATCTTGCACAGAATCTGCCGTTTGTTCCGATGGTGCATGCCTGGAAGGAACGGCGTGCTCTGCTGCTCGAACGGGATATGCCGGATGCGGCAGAGGCGATTGCGCAGGTGTCGGCGCCGGTTCTGACGAACCGGGCGCCGCCCTACAGTATGCCGGGCGGGGTGTTTGAGGCGATGATGTACTGCGGCGGCGATATGTATGCCGTCAGCAATGCGGACGCGAGGGATGCGGGACGCCTCTTCTCCGATGCGGAGAATGGTATCGATCTGGATCCGGCTGCGGCGGTTGCAACCGCTGCACTGATCTCTGCGGTCAACTGCGGAGCAGTTGACCGCAGGGATACGATTACGCTGAACATCACCGGCGGCGGGTATGCACGGGTTCGTGAGGAACGCGGTGTCTTCCCAGTACCGGTGACGGCAACGGTGCATGCGGATGAGGTGCCGGAGGTATGAACGAGGAGATTGTGCTCCGCGTTCTTGCGGAGCAGGGTATTGATCTTGTTGCGTCGCTGCCGTGCGATAAGAACAAGCGGCTGACGGCTCTGTTGCCGACGAAGTTTCCGGTGATGGATCTGGCCCGTGAGGAGGACGGCGTGGGAATTTGTGCGGGTGCGTATCTCGGAGGCAGGAAACCGGTGATGTCGATTCAGAGTTCGGGTCTGGGGAATATGCTGAATGCGCTGATGTCGTTGTCACGGGTGTATTCTCTGCCGCTGCCGATTCTTGCAAGCTGGCGGGGTGTCTGCAATGAGGCTATCTGTGCGCAGATTCCGTTCAACGAGCCGCTGCCGAAGCTTCTGGATGTGTACGAGATTCCGTACCGGATCTTTTCGACGGGTGAGGATCTGGAAGGGCTTGGTGAGGTGATCGCCGGAGCGTATGAGGGTCACACTCCGTACGTTGCGCTGATCAAGCCGTCGTGCTGGGAGCCGCAGGAACCGGTTGAGATTGTGTATCCGCTGCGGGAAGCGCCGGCGCGGACGATGGCACTTCCGGGGTATGGAAGGCCGGAGATGAAACGGCTGGATGCTATCCGGGTGGTTGCGGAGTTTGCGGATGCGGATACGGTTCTTGTTTCGAATATTGGTGTTCCGTCGAAGGAGCTGTATGCGTCGAAGGATCGGGCGGGGAATTTCTATATGCTGGGGAGTTATATGCAGGCGTCGGCGATTGGTCTCGGCTGTGCGGTTGCGATGCCGGAAAAACGGGTGGTGGTGATCGACGGAGACGGGAGTCTTTTAGGTTCTGCGGTACTGCCGGTTGTGGCTGCAGCGGGGTGTTCGAATCTGACGATTGTGGCTCTTGATAACGGGACGTTCGGGAGTACGGGGAATCAGATGAGTCCTGCGTATGCGACGGCGGACTTGGGGTTCCTTGCTCTTGGGGCGGGGATTGCTTCGGTTGAGCGGGCGTGTTCTGCGGAGGAGCTGCGGGATGCTCTGGAGCGGGGAACGCGGTTTGTGCATGTGCTTCTTGCGCCCGGAAATTCTGCGTCGCCGAATATTTCATTGTCCCCGGCGGAGATCCGGGATCGGTTTATGCGGTTCTGCCGTGAGTGAGCGGGCAGAATTTTTTTTGAAATTTTTTTCTTCCCTTTTTTTGATTGGAAGTTTTTTTGAAAAGAGCTTGAGATTTTTTTCTGAAAAGAGAGAGAGTTGTTGTGTCTCAGGATTTCTCCTGAGATGATGTACATCTCACTCTTTTTGTTTCACGCAGTTAGTTTCTGCGGAGTACGAGGAGTGCTACTGCACCAAGTCCTGCGAGTGCAATGAATGCGCCGAATCCCGGAGTCTGGGTCGGAGTAGTCGTTGCGGGTGCAGTGGTGGTGGTCGGAGTTGCTCCGGTTGCAGTTGCGGTCGGAGTCGGGGTCACGACTTTCTCAACGAGGTTGAAGTTGGTCGTGGTGGTTACATCGACTTCGATACCAGATGCCTTGATAGTGTACTCATCGAGTTTCCAGTTGGTAGTATCAACTTCAACAGTCCACGTGTTGTCGCCACCATTTCCTGCAACAACCTTGGTGGTCTGAGAGACACCGGAGGTGGTGGAGGTGGAAGTCTTGTCAACTGCGTTGAAGGAAGAAGATACAACCTCAACAAGGATCTGATCATCAACTGCAAGGTTGGTGGTACCAGTGATCGTGAACTTGGATCCCAGTGCCTGGTCTCCCGGGTTAACGATCTTGATCCATGGCTCGGCAACAGTGAAGGTCAGCTTGGTGTAGATATCATCAATGTTGGCAGAGTCAATCATCTTGGTGAGTGCGTCTGCTGCATTGGATCCCTGAAGCTTGTTGGTACCTTCGACAACGAAGGATGCCTGCAGACCTGCGGTTCCTGCAGTAGTGTTACCGAAGTTCTTGATTTCGAGGGTTGTGTAAACTGAGCCAAGTTTGTCGGGGACAACCTCATTCTGGTTGTCGTAGTAGACCTGCTTCACATCAATTTCGTTGTTGTACATCGGGTGTTCAATGACAACGAAGTACTGGTTGGATGCCCACTCGGATCCGATGTCGAGTTTCTTTTCGTAGGTTCCATCATCTTCGACGGTGATGGATTCTCTCTGGTACTTGTTCGGACCAAAGATATAGAGCATCAGGGTGCTCGGGTCGCCTTCTGCGGTTCCACGGATGTAGATCTTATCGCCTTTTGCGACAATAGTTCCGGATGGGACTGCGGAGAGGAACGGCTGTTTCAGGTTGACGGAAACGGTTGCATACTCGGAGTCAGAGAGTTTGACTGCATAGTAGGTAGTTGTATCGCCTACAACGACTTTCTTACCGTATTCGGTAACACTGGTTTCTGCATCGCTGGATGCTTTACCATTCGTCAGGATGCTGGTTGCATAGATTGTGTATGCACCGGTGTCAAGTCCGCACTTTGAGGTGTCCCACTTGTATTCCCAGGTGTTGTCAGTCTTGACAGCAATCGGGTTTGCGTTGTAGAGTGCTCTGGATGCGGTTGCTTCTTTGTTTGCAACTTCTTTCAGCTGAATACCATCAACAGCAAGGTTCGGACCGGTAATGAACAGGAAGATGTTGCTACTGTCAGTGTTGGTACCGGTGAGTTTAATCTCTTCACCGATGTAGTAAGAACCATCACCGGATGCAGTGACGGTTACTGCTCCTTTTTCGACTTTGATCTTTACGGAGTCGTAATCGGTTACGTCTGCATTGTTGTAAACTTTGACGGTGTAGGTCTTGTCTTCGGTGTCACCTGCGGTGTTGTACTGGACAGTGCGCTTTCCGCTTGCATCTGTCTCAAAGAGACCGTAGGTGTACTTACCGTTCTGGATAAGAGCAGAGTCACCCATCTTGCCTTTGACATCGCTGCTGATTCCGGTTACATCCTGCTGACCACTCTGGGAGGGCTGGAGGTATGGGTTGATGTCAGAGCCGCTAATGCCATCAAGGTAGATTGCATACTTGGCGTTTGCTTTGCCACCGATAGTGACCGTGAACGGGTTGCTGCGAACAACAGAGTCCTTTGCTGCAGTTACGGTGAGCGTGTCACTCTGGAGCGTGAAGGAGATCGTGTTGGATTTGTCAGCATAGTTCTTGAAGTAGTCCGGTGCGGAGAATTCTGCCTGAGCGGTGTAGGTTCCGGCTGCGGCGGTTGATCCGGCTGCGGAGAAGTTTGCGAGAACTTTTACTGCATTAATCTTGACGTCTTTGTAGTCGGCGTCTCCAAACTGGGTGGTCTTACCTCCTGCCGGAGTGGTAAAGACAATCTTTGCGGTTGCAAGGGTTGTTGCATAGCTGGTTCCGAGTTTCGGGGCTTCGATGAGGAAGCTGACCTTGGTGTTTTTGCCAACGGTCTTTCCATCGATGGAGTCACCCTCGGTTTCACCGTTTTCCCCAGTTGTGAGCTCTGCTTTCAGGCTCAGTTCAGGATACCAGATGTTGATGACCGTGTCGTCCCCGCCAGTTGTAGAGTATGCACCGTAGTTTCCTTTGACGACTGAGTCAAGGAGGTTGAAAATACCATTTTCACCGCTAATGACGTTGACGACCTGGGACTTGCCGATCTCGTCTTTGTACATCGTCAGCGTTGTTGCACCATCACCTGTGTCAATAACCTGATAGACGAATGCATTCGGTGCGCTTGCAATTGGTGCAGGGGCAACTGAGACAGCATTTACGGTAGTAACTGAGGCTGCGTCACATGTTGCCAGGTATGGGGTAGCACCGGATGAAGTACCAACACCTTTCAATGCAATTGTGATCGTACCTGCAGATTCAAATGAACCTAATTCAACGAGTACTGCATTTGTAGAGGTATCTACCGTAACTTCTTTTTCTACTGGGGTGGTTGTACCCAGTGTCGCGATTACCGTTGCGAAAAGGCCAGTGGTAGCGGCGGGTTTCTGACCGTTGACCGTTGCGTTGAGCTTAACGGTTACGTCCTTTCCAACTGCGACCACGGAGGGAACATCCTCAAATGCAAGCTGTGCTACAGTGATGTTCTTCGCACTATCCAGAACTCCATCACCCACGGAAAGGGGGGCTGCAGATGCAGTAAAGTTTCCAGAATAGGTCAGTATATAGTTCTGGGCAGTTCCATTCAGAATTGGATCGCCCGCAATGACTTTGTGAGTCGTTGCATCAAATGGATAGAGGTCATCTCCCTGTGTTGTACCTGAAATGGTGATATTTTCACCAACAAAGGCATATCCATCCGCAGCAACCACTCTTGCGTCGGCTGCGGAAACCGCACCCACACAAAGCGCTGTTGCGAGCAGAACGGCGAGAACTGCCATTATTTTCATGTTTTTCAAATGTAATTCCTCCTAAATAAGGATTCAATCAAAAAATCTGAAAATCCCAAAAAATAACAAAATCCAACAAAACACCGAAGATCACCCCCAATAAACCAGACAAATTTCCCATACCAATTGAAAATCCTTTCAAAAAAACAGCAGAAACAACACAAAATTTAAAAACAATCTCTTTCAGCAATCGACGAACACCCCAAAATCAGGTACAACCAGATAGTAGCAACAGGGCACACAAAGTACCACACACGCAACCCCCAAAATATTGAATCCTACCAAAACCACAGATTGAATCCTACCAAACGCCGAACGAGACAAGAGCATCATCCGCATATCTATATCCCCGACGAAAAACACACTATATTATATGTACTGGTACGGGTCGGGAACCGACATCTCAACAGACCCAGCAGAGGTTGCTGCACGACTGCGGGCAGTAAAAACCGATATGACGGCGTACGTTCCCTGCGACTGGCGGCAGGCGCAGCAGCTTGGTCTTGTCCGGGATCGGCAGGAGTACCTCGAGGCTGTCCGGCGGGTCACAATCTACATGGCCGAAGAGGGAATTGCGGCTGCGTCGCAGGAGAAGGATGTGGAGCTTCTGCAGATGGTGCGGACGCTTGATGAGATGGATACGGTGATCAATCTCCTTACGGAGCGGCTGGTTGACTGGTATATTTCCATCACGCCGTCGTTTTCCCGTAAGTACCGGGGTTCGGGAGCGGGCGCTGCCCGGCTTTTGCCGATGATCGGGAAGAAGGGGACGGAGCCGATGAAGAAGGTTGCCAAAGAGATTTTGTCGATGTCTGCGGCGCGGACGAGTCTGATGAAGGAGGTTTCGCATAAGGCGGTTGTGGTGATTCCGAATATGAGTGCGCTGGTGGGCGGTCTGGTGGCCGCCCGCCTGATGTCGCGGGCCGGGGGGCTTGCGGCGGTTGCGCGGATGCCGGGGTCGTCGATTCAGGTGATTGGTGCGGAGGGGGCGCTGTTTTCGCATATCCGGACGGGGACGCCGTCGCCGAAACACGGTATCGTGTTTCAGCACCGGCGGGTGCATAATGCGCCCCGCGAGGTGCGGGGTGCGGTGGCGCGTGCACTTGCGGCGAAGCTGGCGATTGCGGCACGGCTGGATTATTTCCGGGGGGAGCTTGATGCGGTGTTTGTGGATGCGGCGAATGCGCGGATTGACGGGTTGATGGGGACGGGCACAGGGACCGAGCCGATGAAAAAGGAGGTGCGGAAGTGATTTCGATTGACGGGACGCTGGTGTCGAGAGGGGAAGGCGGGGTATACGGGGAGCGGATGATGGGGGAGTTCCGGGTGTGGGATCCGTACCGGAGTAAGTTTGCGGCGTTGTGGTATCTGGATGGTTCGACGGATTTGCCGGAG
The genomic region above belongs to Methanocorpusculum vombati and contains:
- a CDS encoding methanogenesis marker 16 metalloprotein; the protein is MKSIENINTKISAGTAVVWTASEFKKHIRAGDTITPEDVDVVTCGTFGIMSGTAAVLAFQAAPAGSFTRARHMTLNGIPAHIGPCPNESNGHVDAMVYGTAQSDRPGYGGGHLFADLVAGKSVEAMIETDTGTITRQITLAEMSSAKMIVTRGAFKNYQAFVNPGGDAITTIFSVLPMQGNMREATFSGCGEINPLENDPDLRYHTPGTVALVNGAPGVILGTGTRTSAAKPNLSLAADMRQMDPNLMGGFKMVSGCECLTSVATAIPVTDSAAIAALSVLDENISLPVANVANRTAFDTATYADAWSGDARVRAAPDNCKTPDCTRCRDLCPREAIRSDLTITKSCMGCLTCVAVCPDHVFSAKTGSLHTASGSIPIVLRQSDRVRGELAARLLRDRIRAGSWKLGGGV
- a CDS encoding MEMAR_RS02690 family S-layer glycoprotein, whose product is MKIMAVLAVLLATALCVGAVSAADARVVAADGYAFVGENITISGTTQGDDLYPFDATTHKVIAGDPILNGTAQNYILTYSGNFTASAAPLSVGDGVLDSAKNITVAQLAFEDVPSVVAVGKDVTVKLNATVNGQKPAATTGLFATVIATLGTTTPVEKEVTVDTSTNAVLVELGSFESAGTITIALKGVGTSSGATPYLATCDAASVTTVNAVSVAPAPIASAPNAFVYQVIDTGDGATTLTMYKDEIGKSQVVNVISGENGIFNLLDSVVKGNYGAYSTTGGDDTVINIWYPELSLKAELTTGENGETEGDSIDGKTVGKNTKVSFLIEAPKLGTSYATTLATAKIVFTTPAGGKTTQFGDADYKDVKINAVKVLANFSAAGSTAAAGTYTAQAEFSAPDYFKNYADKSNTISFTLQSDTLTVTAAKDSVVRSNPFTVTIGGKANAKYAIYLDGISGSDINPYLQPSQSGQQDVTGISSDVKGKMGDSALIQNGKYTYGLFETDASGKRTVQYNTAGDTEDKTYTVKVYNNADVTDYDSVKIKVEKGAVTVTASGDGSYYIGEEIKLTGTNTDSSNIFLFITGPNLAVDGIQLKEVANKEATASRALYNANPIAVKTDNTWEYKWDTSKCGLDTGAYTIYATSILTNGKASSDAETSVTEYGKKVVVGDTTTYYAVKLSDSEYATVSVNLKQPFLSAVPSGTIVAKGDKIYIRGTAEGDPSTLMLYIFGPNKYQRESITVEDDGTYEKKLDIGSEWASNQYFVVIEHPMYNNEIDVKQVYYDNQNEVVPDKLGSVYTTLEIKNFGNTTAGTAGLQASFVVEGTNKLQGSNAADALTKMIDSANIDDIYTKLTFTVAEPWIKIVNPGDQALGSKFTITGTTNLAVDDQILVEVVSSSFNAVDKTSTSTTSGVSQTTKVVAGNGGDNTWTVEVDTTNWKLDEYTIKASGIEVDVTTTTNFNLVEKVVTPTPTATATGATPTTTTAPATTTPTQTPGFGAFIALAGLGAVALLVLRRN
- a CDS encoding RNA-processing protein gives rise to the protein MYWYGSGTDISTDPAEVAARLRAVKTDMTAYVPCDWRQAQQLGLVRDRQEYLEAVRRVTIYMAEEGIAAASQEKDVELLQMVRTLDEMDTVINLLTERLVDWYISITPSFSRKYRGSGAGAARLLPMIGKKGTEPMKKVAKEILSMSAARTSLMKEVSHKAVVVIPNMSALVGGLVAARLMSRAGGLAAVARMPGSSIQVIGAEGALFSHIRTGTPSPKHGIVFQHRRVHNAPREVRGAVARALAAKLAIAARLDYFRGELDAVFVDAANARIDGLMGTGTGTEPMKKEVRK
- a CDS encoding ATP-binding cassette domain-containing protein, coding for MTQSTSPSIQTLTILPGTTRTGDPENFTEITIRPGDTISIVGPTGSGKTAFINDIEVFAQGDTITKRKILVNGSEPADDLVRDPAKKPIAMITQNTKCLADLTVEEFLTMHLRSRKMENIGIVDDAIDLANQFTGEKIAGCMRMSSLSGGQTRSLFVADAVSISDTPIILLDEVENAGIFKDRVIEILREKHKAIIFVTHDPYVALLTEKRIVMKGGAVEKILTPGDEERDALTQIAKMDADMMKLRERIRSGELLSARRVEA
- a CDS encoding cysteate synthase, with the protein product MGDYTLRCVAGGESLPERYTLSCKEHAGLIRTEYAARQLTVRPELPGMFRYLDWLPVHGTLPTQTRPVTFRSESLCHELGLPNLWVTFTGYYPERECFVATGSFKELEALPTTVRLAENGGGTLVVASAGNTGRAFAQMAAEFGTPVIIVVPETSAKSLWTVTEPKQPDAIKLITVRGDYTDAIAVANRITERPGYLPEGGAKNVARRDGMGTVMLDAVVTIGRMPDHYFQAVGSGTGGIAAWEAAMRLAADGRFGSEVPRLHLAQNLPFVPMVHAWKERRALLLERDMPDAAEAIAQVSAPVLTNRAPPYSMPGGVFEAMMYCGGDMYAVSNADARDAGRLFSDAENGIDLDPAAAVATAALISAVNCGAVDRRDTITLNITGGGYARVREERGVFPVPVTATVHADEVPEV
- a CDS encoding GTP-binding protein, with the translated sequence MNVRLIAIAGPPSAGKTAVVKQIIRNLGPAKIAYLKIDVVQAWEDEELAAEFGIPTKKVYSGDMCPDHMGIMVIRDALLWADKLGAEYLLYESAGLCLRCTPYTVNSLGICVLSAVSGTHAPLKMAPMIALADVAVVTKIDLVSQAEKEVFREGIRQVAPKIDIVETNAIQGTGMRYLMQVIEQMEPAKSEKDTLRGVPPLGVCTICIGKKETGWQEHFGVIRPLAAPDNLYRGE
- the comE gene encoding sulfopyruvate decarboxylase subunit beta, whose product is MNEEIVLRVLAEQGIDLVASLPCDKNKRLTALLPTKFPVMDLAREEDGVGICAGAYLGGRKPVMSIQSSGLGNMLNALMSLSRVYSLPLPILASWRGVCNEAICAQIPFNEPLPKLLDVYEIPYRIFSTGEDLEGLGEVIAGAYEGHTPYVALIKPSCWEPQEPVEIVYPLREAPARTMALPGYGRPEMKRLDAIRVVAEFADADTVLVSNIGVPSKELYASKDRAGNFYMLGSYMQASAIGLGCAVAMPEKRVVVIDGDGSLLGSAVLPVVAAAGCSNLTIVALDNGTFGSTGNQMSPAYATADLGFLALGAGIASVERACSAEELRDALERGTRFVHVLLAPGNSASPNISLSPAEIRDRFMRFCRE
- a CDS encoding Fe-S cluster protein gives rise to the protein MIWTPPGKNCGACGSCGLEAAYTGVDVTGAPYDFIITAFPGEPSARKIVLPFRPDLVETLGITAGDIVTGRPTGAGCPVQHVIKVLEADPVSGLITGHVVGPAFARGNSDVIDLRHYHMIGFEGVATVVRKTPEFGLRMPFLPGVCMMHRTHTGVVNMIMQKSYGLHVRVEGVVIL